GATTCTGGTTTCGGTCCAGCAGGATTGGGCGCGCGGGCAGTTGGCCGAAGAAACGCCGGCGCAGGTGGGCGTCATTGAATTGGATATTGTCCATAACCGGGTTGAACCCCTGGTTGTCAATCTGGGACCCGGCAGCAATTGGACTGGTTTTCGGGCGATGGTCCAACTCGGCATCCACCACATTGGCGAAGGCACCGACCATCTGCTGTTTTTGCTGGTTCTGCTGCTGCCCGCTCCGCTCTTGATCCACAACGGGCGATGGAGCCGGTTTGGCGGAGTTCGTTACAGCCTCAAACGCCTGCTGCGGGTCATAACGGCTTTTACCCTCGGGCACTCGCTGACGCTGCTGCTGGGAACGCTGGGTTGGGTGCGGCTGCCATCACAACCCGTTGAAGTGCTCATTGCGGTTTCCATCCTGGTGTCGGCCAGCCACGCCGTGCGACCCCTGTTTGCCAACCGGACGGCGATCGGTCGGGAAACGGGGATAGCGGCTGGTTTCGGACTGGTGCACGGGCTGGCTTTTGCGGATACACTGGCGAATCTGCACCTGGAAACCGGTCTGCTGGCGCTCAGCATCCTGGGTTTCAACCTGGGCATCGAACTCATGCAACTTTTCGTAATTGTCCTGACCATTCCCTGGCTGATGCTGCTCAGTCGTACACCGGCTTATCCGGCGGTTCGGCTGACGGGCGCCCTGCTGGCGGCAGTGGCAGCCCTGGCCTGGGTGGCTGAACGCGTGTCTGGTCGGGTTAACCCGCTGACCCGGGGGATTGAACAGGCTGCTACCCAAGCTCCTTGCTTGCTGGCGCTGCTGGCCCTGCTGGCTTTATTTTGCACCTGGCGAACAAATTCGGCCGGAAAACTGCCTTTTTCATCCTAACTTACGGCCCGGTTCGCTGGGAGCTTCCAATCCTTTACTTCTTATTGTTGAACCCCAGGCTCCTACTCCGGTAGCTTGCCGATCACGGACTGCTTCAGCTACTATAGGGCCTGATTGAAGTGGTCGTTTACACGCCATTGCCACGGTTGGGTCATCAAACGGATTACACATGAAATCACCATTTCTCGCGTTTTTCCTGCTGCTCATCACGCGGGTTGCATATGCCCACCTCGGAACCCTCACCGGTACGGTTGTCGACGGAACAACCGGCCTGCCCTTACGGTCGGTAACGGTTCAACTGGTGGGACTTGGAAAAGCCACCCTCACCGACGAACTGGGGCGCTACCGGTTTCACGGGCTGGTCGCTTCTCCTTACAAAGTCGAATTTTCGCACGTAGGCTACGGGCCTTTCGTGCAGGACGTTACGGTTTTTGACGACCAGACCACCCACGTCCAGACCCGCCTGTCGACGGCACCGGTGACGCTGAACGCCGTAACGGTTTCGGCCCTGAAAGCCCACGATCAGCAACTGATCAGCAGTCTCGACATTCGGTTGCGGCCCATCACCAACTCACAGGAAATTTTGCGGATGGTGCCGGGCTTGTTTATCGGCCAGCACGCGGGGGGCGGAAAAGCCGAACAGATTTTTCTGCGCGGCTTCGACATCGACCACGGGACCGACATCCGTCTGACGGTTGATGACATGCCGGTCAATATGGTTTCCCACGCCCACGGTCAGGGCTACGCCGATCTGCACTTTGTCATTCCTGAACTGGTGGAAGCCGTCGACTTTAAAAAAGGTCCTTACTCGACCGACAAAGGGAATTTTACCACTGCGGGCTGGGCCAACTTCCGAACCCGCACCACCTTGGACAAAAGTTTTGTCAAACTGGAGGGTGGGCAGTACGGCACTTTCCGGGCCGTAGCCGGGCTGGACTTGCTGGGGCAGGCCGGTCGGGCTAAAAATCAGTCGGCTTACCTGGCTTCGGAGTACTCTTATTCGGACTCGTACTTCGAGCACCCGCAAAACTTCAAACGGTTTAATATTCAGGGTAAATACCACGGGCACCTGTCGCCGAACACCCACCTGACGCTGACGGGTTCGACCTTCTGGAGCAAGTGGAATCATTCCGGCCAGATTCCCGACCGGGCGGTAGAATCAGACCTGATCGGATGGTTTGGTTCCATTGACCCCTCGGAGGGGGGCGAAACCAGCCGGACGAATGTCAATGCACAACTGGTGACGGTAACGCCCCGCAACCACACCATTAAAAACCAGTTTTTTTATAGCAACTACAACTTTGAGTTGTACTCCAACTTTACCTTTTTCCTCAACGACAGCCTGAACGGCGATCAGATTCGGCAGAAAGAAAACCGAAACTTGTTTGGTTACAATGGCAGTTATTCGACCCAGACCGCCGTTGGCCGGAGCCAGTGGACAACGACCCTGGGAGCCCAATACCGCCAGGATCTGACGCGGGGAACCGAATTGTCGCACACCCGAAACCGGGTGGAGACGCTGGATCGGATTCAATACGGCAACATCAACGAAATCAACGCGGCCCTGTACGCCGACGAACTCGTGCAGGTAACCGACCGGTTTAGCGTGAACGCGGGCGTGCGGTACGACTTTTTTCGCAGCCAGTACGAGGATTTACGGGCCGCGCCCGTCACGGTCAGACACGCCACTCAGGGAGTTCT
This Larkinella insperata DNA region includes the following protein-coding sequences:
- a CDS encoding HupE/UreJ family protein, which translates into the protein MKHLLRRIGRPTGWLMLLLTSLVAGLLPNTTRAHPMPNSVVLLTVHADHIDAEVQIPLSELQAAIGQSVHDSAVRLVERLGPSLRTYLIRHVRPQTPAGQPWKVSIGALQVQETRNPINGLYRELTAKLQFFPPGRSARSAGEVRRFVLHYDAVLHQVITHKILVSVQQDWARGQLAEETPAQVGVIELDIVHNRVEPLVVNLGPGSNWTGFRAMVQLGIHHIGEGTDHLLFLLVLLLPAPLLIHNGRWSRFGGVRYSLKRLLRVITAFTLGHSLTLLLGTLGWVRLPSQPVEVLIAVSILVSASHAVRPLFANRTAIGRETGIAAGFGLVHGLAFADTLANLHLETGLLALSILGFNLGIELMQLFVIVLTIPWLMLLSRTPAYPAVRLTGALLAAVAALAWVAERVSGRVNPLTRGIEQAATQAPCLLALLALLALFCTWRTNSAGKLPFSS
- a CDS encoding TonB-dependent receptor, producing MKSPFLAFFLLLITRVAYAHLGTLTGTVVDGTTGLPLRSVTVQLVGLGKATLTDELGRYRFHGLVASPYKVEFSHVGYGPFVQDVTVFDDQTTHVQTRLSTAPVTLNAVTVSALKAHDQQLISSLDIRLRPITNSQEILRMVPGLFIGQHAGGGKAEQIFLRGFDIDHGTDIRLTVDDMPVNMVSHAHGQGYADLHFVIPELVEAVDFKKGPYSTDKGNFTTAGWANFRTRTTLDKSFVKLEGGQYGTFRAVAGLDLLGQAGRAKNQSAYLASEYSYSDSYFEHPQNFKRFNIQGKYHGHLSPNTHLTLTGSTFWSKWNHSGQIPDRAVESDLIGWFGSIDPSEGGETSRTNVNAQLVTVTPRNHTIKNQFFYSNYNFELYSNFTFFLNDSLNGDQIRQKENRNLFGYNGSYSTQTAVGRSQWTTTLGAQYRQDLTRGTELSHTRNRVETLDRIQYGNINEINAALYADELVQVTDRFSVNAGVRYDFFRSQYEDLRAAPVTVRHATQGVLSPKLNLYYTANPGLQLYLNTGRGFHSNDARVVVPQNGREILPPAYGSDLGAIFKPFPKLLVNAAAWYLWLQQEFVYVGDEGVVEPSGKTRRFGFDLSMRYQLTPKLYADLDLNTTRPRAIGAEAGQVYLPLAPTFTSVGGLSLQNAGPWSGSLRYRYLANRPANEDNSIVAKGYFVNDLQVNYSKRHYTLGLTVQNLFNVRWKETQFATESRLQGEAEPVEEIHFTPGTPFFARLSLTYFW